Proteins found in one Toxotes jaculatrix isolate fToxJac2 chromosome 18, fToxJac2.pri, whole genome shotgun sequence genomic segment:
- the LOC121199057 gene encoding sphingosine kinase 1 has protein sequence MEKDASEPDPSRQRNGFVGALYGEFIDTLNDRVRYSVSLTESALTIQRICSSPGRTKVVFNLTDCIGCRAYRGPDSSDVGAYFTVYFYPFKRRWMSAGVARQRVEQCFRVALVQDPLANLQEAERWAHAIRDASVLQAPRRDGVTYTEVRRPCRVMILVNPHSGRGQALQLFTGHVQGMLTEAAVPYTLVITEHQNHARELVRKADLSQWDALVIMSGDGLLFEVINGLMDREDWQEAIQTPLGILPGGSGNALAASVHHYSQSPPAWNEELLLSCGFMLCKGLVGPLDLVSIHLASQQRLFSFLSLAWGFVADVDIESEKYRHVGAIRFLMGTLVRLASLRVYQGKLAYLPVKEAPKLPKGSIKANHPPSTPQHPSLCSSLPCQLIPHSSPNQNSRHIHNSTNSNHNTITNSSNNAITTKRPETQSDGKTRALVDSLLPGLDQPVPESWTVVKEEDFVLVLAIYQSHLAEDLWTVPGAMADDGLIHLFYVTAGISRPALLRLFLAMEKGAHLACGCPHLVYEKVKALRLEPISPQGMITVDGEMVEYGPVQAQIHPGLARLICG, from the exons ATGGAGAAAGACGCCTCTGAACCGGACCCATCCCGCCAGCGGAACGGGTTCGTGGGCGCGCTGTACGGGGAGTTCATCGACACGCTCAACGACAGGGTCCGGTACTCGGTGAGCTTGACGGAGAGCGCCCTGACCATCCAGAGGATCTGCTCGTCACCCGGCCGGACTAAGGTGGTTTTTAACTTGACCGACTGCATCGGCTGCCGGGCGTACCGAGGGCCGGACAGCTCGGACGTCGGAGCCTACTTTACAGTCTATTTCTACCCGTTCAAGAGGCGCTGGATGAGCGCCGGAGTGGCCCGACAGAGAGTGGAGCAGTGCTTTCGGGTCGCCCTGGTCCAGGACCCGCTCGCCAACCTCCAGGAGGCTGAGAGGTGGGCTCATGCCATCAGAGATGCGTCGGTGCTGCAGGCGCCTCGGAGGGACG gtgTGACGTATACGGAGGTGCGTCGGCCTTGCAGAGTCATGATACTGGTGAACCCTCACAGTGGGCGCGGTCAGGCTCTGCAGCTCTTTACCGGTCACGTACAAGGCATGCTCACTGAGGCTGCTGTTCCCTACACACTTGTCATCACAG AGCACCAGAACCACGCACGGGAGTTGGTGAGGAAGGCAGACCTTTCACAGTGGGACGCCCTGGTTATCATGTCTGGGGACGGGCTGCTGTTCGAG GTGATAAATGGCCTGATGGACCGGGAGGACTGGCAAGAGGCCATCCAGACCCCTCTGGGTATTCTACCAGGTGGCTCAGGCAACGCCCTGGCTGCCTCCGTCCACCACTACTCACA GTCGCCTCCAGCATGGAATGAAGAGTTACTATTGAGTTGTGGCTTCATGCTGTGCAAAGGTCTGGTTGGCCCCTTGGACCTAGTGTCGATCCACTTGGCCTCTCAGCAGcgcctcttctccttcctctccctggCCTGGGGTTTCGTGGCAGATGTTGACATCGAGAGTGAGAAGTACCGCCATGTCGGAGCTATCCGCTTCCTAATGGGCACCCTGGTGCGACTGGCCTCCCTCAGAGTCTATCAGGGCAAGTTAGCATATCTGCCTGTTAAGGAGGCACCAAAACTTCCAAAAGGGAGCATCAAGGCTAACCACCCTCCCTCCACACCTCAGCACCCCtcactctgctcctcccttCCCTGTCAGCTCATCCCTCACTCCTCTCCAAATCAGAACTCTCGCCACATTCACAACAGCACAAATTCCAACCACAACACCATCACCAACTCCTCCAACAACGCTATCACCACCAAGAGACCTGAGACCCAGAGTGATGGCAAGACCAGAGCACTGGTGGACTCTCTTCTTCCTGGCCTGGACCAGCCAGTTCCAGAGAGCTGGACTGTAGTCAAGGAGGAGGACTTTGTCTTGGTGTTGGCTATTTACCAGTCCCACCTTGCTGAGGACTTATGGACAGTCCCCGGAGCGATGGCAGATGATGGACTGATTCATTTGTTCTACGTCACAGCAGGAATCTCCCGTCCAGCCCTCCTGCGCCTTTTCCTCGCCATGGAGAAGGGTGCCCACTTGGCGTGCGGCTGCCCCCACCTGGTATATGAGAAGGTGAAGGCCCTGAGGCTAGAGCCCATCTCTCCACAAGGGATGATCActgtggatggagagatggtgGAATACGGGCCTGTTCAGGCTCAAATCCATCCAGGACTGGCCAGACTCATATGTGGATGA
- the LOC121199094 gene encoding mucin-17-like isoform X1 yields MALSQVQCLDDNHVNPRIHESKPEFFYCEDQRLALEALLRHGREAFVKYLQDRGLRGFLSDPELESLAGAVEPYDPGLELFPGNAEDGEPPLSLHYWPELSDTSIPQMDLGWPDSDAYRGVTRTTVYTQPPLDGQTHVKEIVRKMIAQAQKVIAVVMDVFTDVDIFRDLLDAGFKRRVSVYILLERTTLPHFLSMCQRANMHPGHLKNLRVRCTEGAAFYTRSCTKVRGQLGHRFMFIDGDKAVSGSYSFTWMSSRLDRNLITVVTGQAVDAFDRLFRFLYVNSSSVDLRQVATEPEPEPEPLPQPATVAPPSAALARKLYNPKYALVAAVNPSPAPSSGHSSPKEPQNSANPEVPETKKKRRGRGSKDTIQETPPLHPGLINLEKACLISYLPTWPEPDPPSDVIGFINIRDANKPTQVHLQRSEMFETSQAIRFRSPFSMPKETLPEVTQPRQLTTAKHEEMSKVQPTQKKTKAEKLVVDRVQPTQLNAEPDDTKTKGEAPEQKSSTSGQKFEPDKDTTKALDMENKLHSNTPTNQDASHNTTPAHTPSQSSSKTSTPNTGRPLYTTQTVTTHSSEPQSLPGSYTTKEAESSLNTQSAVVDRTHTLELSAPTDSNSDSDQHTQTKTELPQTDSHTQAVQTQQHNSSEMTPNIQTPTIHSHISTSATSATRPQSASSTSLSEKNHTALPTVHSRIATNVCTSAPSTSCSSSVPPISSSTVLNPPLPPSSAPSSLISTPPIPKPRTVQLVIRDDGTSSCLKLPEISVVRRPESLASMGPPVVHSKPDVVANVAQTPPEKEPETVPQLQNNSGSKTEAQKDTENTGNPEEAPQQKQNVTVGLHDDRAATQSAAGTKTQAQSDVFITDAPKEDSVNIQEINPKEVEPKSLTSTDCKITPKTETDCVATVQTDTKAEEETLIDSEFAQVSNEKRENVIESKAYLAKAREPQRISYCELNTADLDVLETVDSLKASTHSHSVSATTNSHTSRDRGDDSTQSQQGNTSVISAHHTDSKPSTAKHNAHISVTSQQSTNQQTTKAWGGSHAPERPLRLHLSDTHTPDLRSPTAERESRALAALARTPTPDGFLPRTPTPDSRMHTPDSRPYTPDFRTPTPDISDGYISPREDSTTSEEYFECSDSPFHDPVFDRAPFRNHGATVDHDSFTNTNTPNATTITTIAASPAYINNTTPSNTLGTTDKNTSSSETQSLSGPARVSTSSSLLEKSKMGEEKEATNEENGGEEDQKGRKPSVAERKTERDSQGTERRGSDVAKRTADHLKQAKELAEMVEKDKEAQSQTPKRKRALNQSAAERLVDGGATPGESTNKATDAKRLSTGDLKPEKVPSGRERPDKEKVVDKVTLRPSAVDRKDRPPSTRETEGQKDSRATSPSRPNRLPRPLSATQLLGARPWGNRQPNHTESKVLHGSFQVLDNTSSLRRPPSKPPPPLSAGGVRSAAGQKQVEVSHSQQSLLSRQPLAAQSKARLGQSQNQHPYPKPQASFLHTHSNMQSQLRPRSQSQTASVREANRQEEGRAPFTLTFSRLYSLKDLKDKMSKLPAQSKRGSTSPPVQGRKSTS; encoded by the exons gtgaTAGCCGTGGTGATGGATGTCTTTACGGATGTTGACATCTTCAGAGATCTGCTAGATGCTGGTTTCAAGAGGAGGGTTTCTGTCTACATCCTGCTGGAACGAACAACGCTACCTCATTTCCTGTCCATGTGTCAGAGGGCCAACATGCACCCCGGACACCTCAAG AACCTTCGTGTTCGCTGCACAGAAGGAGCAGCATTCTACACTCGGTCCTGCACCAAGGTCAGAGGGCAACTGGGACACAGATTCATGTTCATCGATGGGGACAAAGCTGTGTCAGGGTCGTACAG TTTCACCTGGATGTCCTCGCGTCTGGACAGAAACCTCATCACCGTGGTTACAGGCCAGGCAGTGGATGCCTTCGACCGGCTATTTCGCTTTCTTTATGTAAACTCCAGCTCTGTTGACCTCCGGCAGGTCGCCAcggagcctgaacctgagccggAGCCCCTCCCACAGCCGGCCACTGTCGCACCTCCTTCTGCTGCTCTTGCTAGGAAACTGTACAACCCCAAATATGCCCTGGTTGCAGCAGTTAACCCCAGTCCAGCCCCATCTTCTGGCCACAGCAGCCCGAAAGAGCCCCAAAATTCAGCGAACCCAGAGGTCCCAGAAACCAAAAAGAAGAGACGGGGGAGAGGTAGTAAAGACACTATTCAAGAGactcctcccctccatcctgGACTTATCAATTTAGAGAAGGCGTGCTTGATCTCATATCTGCCCACCTGGCCAGAGCCTGACCCCCCCAGTGACGTAATTGGGTTCATTAACATTCGGGATGCCAACAAACCAACTCAGGTCCATCTTCAGCGATCTGAGATGTTTGAAACGAGTCAAGCCATCAGGTTTAGAAGTCCATTCAGCATGCCTAAGGAAACCCTGCCAGAGGTTACCCAGCCCAGACAGCTTACTACTGCTAAACATGAGGAGATGAGTAAAGTCCAGccaacacaaaagaaaacaaaagctgaaaagtTGGTGGTTGACCGGGTTCAGCCAACACAACTCAATGCAGAGCCTGATGATACCAAAACTAAAGGAGAGGCACCCGAACAAAAATCATCTACCTCTGGGCAAAAGTTTGAACCTGACAAAGACACAACCAAGGCTCTTGACATGGAAAATAAACTGCATTCAAACACACCCACCAACCAAGATGCAAGCCACAACactacacctgcacacacaccctctcagTCCAGCAGCAAGACATCCACTCCTAACACTGGGAGGCCTTTATACACCACACAAACTGTTACTACACACAGCTCTGAACCACAGTCCCTCCCAGGATCATACACTACAAAAGAAGCAGAGTCTAGTTTAAACACACAAAGTGCTGTTGTGGACAGGACGCACACCCTGGAGTTGAGTGCCCCCACTGACTCAAACTCAGACTCTGAccaacatacacaaacaaagacagagctgCCACagacagattcacacacacaggctgttcaaacacagcaacacaactcCTCTGAGATGACTCCTAACATCCAGACTCCCACCATCCACAGCCACATTTCCACCTCCGCTACTTCTGCCACGCGCCCTCAGTCTGCCAGTTCCACCTCTCTTTCTGAGAAAAACCACACTGCTCTTCCTACAGTGCACTCAAGGATAGCTACCAATGTTTGCACTTCTGCgccctccaccagctgctcctctTCCGTTCCTCCTATCTCTTCTTCTACAGTTCTAAATCCTCCCCTCCCTCCGTCCTCTGCTCCCTCTTCCTTGATCTCAACTCCTCCCATCCCTAAACCTCGTACTGTCCAGCTGGTTATCAGAGACGACGGCACCAGCAGCTGCCTGAAGCTGCCAGAGATCAGTGTTGTCAGGAGACCTGAAAGCCTGGCCAGCATGGGGCCTCCAGTGGTCCACAGTAAGCCTGATGTTGTAGCAAATGTTGCACAGACACCGCCAGAAAAAGAGCCAGAGACTGTCCCACAGCTGCAAAACAACAGTGGAAGCAAAACAGAAGCTCAAAAAGACACTGAGAACACAGGAAATCCCGAAGAAGCTCCTCAGCAAAAGCAGAATGTGACAGTTGGACTTCATGATGACAGAGCAGCAACGCAATCGGCCGCTGGAACCAAAACACAAGCCCAGTCAGatgttttcattactgatgCACCAAAGGAAGATAGTGTGAATATTCAAGAAATAAATCCAAAAGAAGTTGAGCCCAAGAGTTTGACATCAACAGACTGTAAAATAACcccaaagacagagacagactgtgtaGCCACAGTACAGACAGACACCAAGGCTGAAGAAGAAACACTTATAGACAGTGAGTTTGCTCAAGtgtcaaatgaaaaaagagaaaatgtgataGAGAGCAAAGCATACCTTGCAAAAGCACGTGAACCTCAGAGAATATCCTATTGTGAATTGAATACAGCTGATTTAGATGTGTTAGAGACTGTAGACTCTTTAAAAGcttcaacacactcacactctgtttCTGCCacaacaaactcacacacatccaGAGACCGTGGTGATGACAGTACCCAAAGTCAGCAAGGTAACACAAGTGTCATATCAGCACACCACACTGACAGTAAGCCGAGTACAGCAAAACATAACGCACACATCAGTGTCACCTCTCAACAATCAACCAACCAACAGACGACCAAAGCATGGGGAGGCTCACACGCTCCTGAAAGACCCCTGCGCTTACATCTCtcggacacacacacgccagaCTTGCGCTCTCCGACTGCTGAGCGAGAATCACGGGCCCTTGCTGCTCTGGCACGCACTCCAACTCCAGACGGATTTCTTCCACGCACGCCCACCCCAGACTCAAGAATGCACACTCCAGACTCACGGCCGTACACTCCAGACTTTCGTACGCCTACACCAGACATTAGTGATGGGTATATTTCACCGAGGGAGGACTCCACCACCTCGGAGGAGTATTTTGAATGTAGCGACTCTCCTTTCCATGACCCTGTTTTTGACCGAGCACCTTTTCGCAACCACGGGGCGACAGTGGATCACGATagcttcacaaacacaaatacccCAAATGCTACAACCATTACCACCATTGCCGCTAGTCCTGCATACATAAATAATACCACTCCTTCTAATACGTTAGGCACTACAGACAAGAATACCTCTagcagtgaaacacagagtTTGTCTGGGCCTGCAAGAGTCTCCACCTCATCTTCTTTACTTGAGAAATCAAAAAtgggggaggagaaggaagccacaaatgaagaaaatggGGGAGAAGAGGATCAAAAGGGGAGGAAGCCAAGTgtagcagagagaaagacagagcgaGACTCCcaggggacagagagaaggggaagcGATGTAGCTAAGAGAACAGCAGACCATCTTAAACAGGCTAAAGAATTGGCAGAGATGGTAGAAAAAGACAAGGAGGCCCAATCCCAAACGCCTAAAAGAAAACGGGCGCTAAACcaatcagcagcagagagactggTTGATGGAGGAGCGACTCCAGGAGAGTCGACCAATAAGGCAACAGATGCAAAGCGCCTGTCCACTGGTGATCTTAAGCCAGAGAAGGTTCCTTCTGGCAGAGAGAGAccagacaaagagaaagtagTGGACAAGGTAACATTAAGACCCAGCGCTGTGGACAGGAAAGACAGGCCCCCGTCAACCAGAGAGACTGAGGGACAGAAG gACAGCAGGGCGACCTCCCCTTCCCGACCAAATAGACTCCCTCGACCCCTCTCAGCCACCCAGCTTTTGGGGGCTCGTCCCTGGGGAAACCGTCAACCGAACCACACAGAAAGCAAGGTGCTCCATGGTAGTTTCCAGGTCTTGGATAATACTTCATCTCTTCGGAGACCTCCATCCAAGCCACCTCCTCCACTGTCAGCAGGTGGTGTCAGGTCTGCAGCTGGGCAGAAGCAGGTTGAGGTCTCCCACAGCCAGCAGAGTCTCCTTTCTCGACAGCCTCTAGCGGCACAGAGCAAGGCGAGACTCGGGCAGTCACAGAATCAACATCCTTACCCGAAACCCCAGGCCTCCTTTCTCCACACGCACTCAAACATGCAGTCGCAGCTCCGTCCTCGTTCCCAGAGCCAGACGGCATCAGTGCGGGAGgcaaacagacaggaagaaggaaGGGCTCCATTTACCTTGACCTTTAGCAGGCTGTACAGCCTTAAAGACCTGAAGGATAAGATGAGCAAGCTGCCAGCGCAGAGCAAGAGAGGCAGCACCAGCCCTCCGGTACAAGGACGCAAGAGTACAAGCTAG